Proteins from a genomic interval of Diaphorobacter sp. HDW4A:
- a CDS encoding DHA2 family efflux MFS transporter permease subunit, protein MTASTSSGALSDDDSAGRAVTAPAPPPQAMPAPPQPLHGATLVMGTLALSLATFMNVLDSSIANVAIPAISGDVGVSPSQGTWVITSFGVANAISVPLTGWLTRRFGAVRLFTMSVLLFVLTSWLCGFASSLEMLILFRVLQGLVAGPMIPLSQTLLLSSYPASKAGVALSLWGMTTLVAPVVGPLLGGWITDNISWPWIFYINVPVGLLSAFLTWSIYRKRDTPTQKLPIDSIGLALLVLWVGALQLMLDKGKELDWFASTEIIIMAVVAVISFVVFIIWELTDAHPVVDLRLFKRRNFAAGSIALSIAYGVFFGNVVLLPLWLQQWLGYTSTTAGMALAPVGIFAIILTPLVGRKVAVWDPRVMATGAFIIFALVLWMRSQFNTDTDFNHILIPTLIQGGAMAFFFIPLTTITLAGLTPDRIPAAAGLSNFVRITAGAMGTSIATTLWDNRAAMHHAHLTEGLVQGQGIFGVTLQGLKAAGLSQEQALAQINRLVDQQAYTRAADDTFLASSFLFLSLIALIWLTKRPAPHGGGGAEASGAH, encoded by the coding sequence ATGACTGCCTCCACCTCCTCCGGCGCATTGTCTGACGACGACAGCGCAGGCCGCGCTGTCACAGCCCCGGCGCCACCACCACAGGCCATGCCTGCACCGCCACAACCCCTGCACGGCGCCACGCTGGTCATGGGCACGCTGGCGCTGTCGCTTGCCACGTTCATGAACGTGCTCGACTCGTCCATCGCCAACGTCGCCATTCCCGCCATCTCAGGCGACGTGGGCGTGAGCCCGAGCCAGGGCACCTGGGTAATCACCAGCTTCGGCGTGGCCAACGCCATTTCCGTGCCGCTCACCGGCTGGCTCACGCGGCGCTTCGGCGCGGTGCGCCTGTTCACCATGAGCGTGCTGCTGTTCGTGCTCACCTCCTGGCTCTGCGGCTTCGCCTCGTCACTGGAAATGCTGATCCTGTTCCGCGTGCTGCAAGGCCTCGTCGCGGGACCGATGATTCCGCTGTCGCAGACCCTGCTGCTGTCGAGCTACCCGGCCTCCAAGGCAGGTGTTGCGCTGTCGCTCTGGGGCATGACCACGCTGGTCGCGCCGGTGGTCGGGCCGCTGCTCGGCGGCTGGATCACCGACAACATCTCCTGGCCGTGGATCTTCTACATCAACGTGCCCGTCGGCCTGCTCTCTGCCTTCCTCACCTGGAGCATCTACCGCAAGCGCGACACGCCAACGCAGAAGCTGCCCATCGACTCCATCGGCCTCGCGCTGCTGGTGCTCTGGGTCGGCGCGCTGCAGCTCATGCTCGACAAGGGCAAGGAGCTCGACTGGTTCGCCTCCACCGAAATCATCATCATGGCCGTGGTGGCGGTGATCAGCTTCGTCGTCTTCATCATCTGGGAGCTGACCGACGCGCATCCGGTGGTCGACCTGCGATTGTTCAAGCGCCGCAACTTCGCGGCAGGCTCCATCGCACTGTCGATCGCCTACGGCGTTTTCTTCGGCAACGTGGTGCTGCTGCCGCTGTGGCTGCAGCAATGGCTGGGCTATACCTCGACGACCGCCGGCATGGCGCTCGCGCCGGTGGGCATCTTCGCGATCATTCTCACCCCGCTCGTGGGCCGCAAGGTCGCCGTGTGGGACCCGCGCGTGATGGCGACCGGCGCGTTCATCATCTTCGCGCTGGTGCTGTGGATGCGCTCGCAATTCAACACCGACACCGACTTCAACCACATCCTGATCCCCACGCTGATCCAGGGCGGCGCGATGGCGTTCTTCTTCATCCCGCTGACCACCATCACGCTGGCCGGACTCACGCCCGACCGCATCCCGGCCGCCGCCGGGCTGAGTAACTTCGTGCGGATTACCGCCGGTGCCATGGGCACGTCAATTGCCACCACGCTATGGGACAACCGCGCCGCCATGCACCACGCGCATCTGACCGAAGGACTCGTGCAGGGCCAGGGCATCTTCGGCGTCACGCTGCAGGGCCTCAAAGCGGCGGGCCTGTCGCAGGAGCAAGCGCTCGCGCAGATCAACCGATTGGTCGACCAGCAGGCCTACACCCGCGCGGCGGATGACACCTTCCTCGCGTCGTCGTTCCTGTTCCTCTCGCTGATCGCGCTGATCTGGCTGACCAAGCGGCCCGCACCGCATGGCGGCGGCGGCGCGGAGGCGTCGGGAGCGCACTGA
- a CDS encoding MBL fold metallo-hydrolase, whose protein sequence is MNTRTFASHADVEEKKVTFSQISEHAWAYTAEGDPNTGIIIGDDAVLVADTQATPAMAADVIRRIREVTDKPIRYVVLTHYHAVRVLGASAYGAQQILASQDTYDLIVERGEQDKASEIGRFPRLFSNVETVPPGMTWPTMTFTSKMTLWLGKLEVQLLQLGRGHTKGDTVVWLPGEKALLSGDLVEFGATPYAGDAYFTDWPQTLSNLEALQPKVLVPGRGAALTTPEAVKAGLTETREFISDVLANVRQGVAEGKDLNAVYKATYSAMKPRYGHWVIFDHCMPFDVTRCYDEVTQYTDPRIWTAERDVEMWKSLEDQ, encoded by the coding sequence ATGAACACCCGCACTTTCGCCAGCCACGCCGACGTCGAAGAGAAAAAGGTCACCTTCAGTCAGATCTCCGAACACGCCTGGGCCTACACCGCCGAGGGCGACCCGAACACCGGCATCATCATCGGCGACGACGCCGTGCTGGTGGCCGACACGCAGGCCACGCCCGCGATGGCGGCCGATGTGATCCGCCGCATCCGCGAGGTGACCGACAAGCCGATCCGGTACGTGGTGCTCACCCACTACCACGCGGTGCGCGTGCTCGGAGCGAGCGCGTATGGTGCGCAGCAGATTCTCGCGAGTCAGGACACGTATGACCTGATCGTCGAGCGCGGCGAGCAGGACAAGGCCAGCGAGATCGGCCGCTTTCCGCGCCTGTTCAGCAACGTCGAGACCGTGCCGCCCGGCATGACCTGGCCGACCATGACCTTCACCAGCAAGATGACCCTCTGGCTCGGCAAGCTCGAAGTGCAGCTGCTGCAGCTCGGCCGTGGCCACACCAAGGGCGACACCGTGGTCTGGCTGCCGGGAGAGAAGGCGCTGCTGTCGGGCGACCTTGTCGAGTTCGGCGCAACGCCATATGCGGGCGACGCCTACTTCACCGACTGGCCGCAGACCCTCAGCAACCTCGAAGCGCTCCAGCCCAAGGTGCTGGTGCCCGGTCGCGGCGCGGCGCTCACCACGCCCGAGGCCGTGAAAGCAGGCCTCACCGAGACCCGCGAGTTCATCTCCGACGTGCTCGCCAACGTGAGACAAGGCGTGGCCGAGGGCAAGGATCTCAACGCCGTCTACAAGGCCACCTACTCGGCGATGAAGCCCAGGTACGGCCACTGGGTGATCTTCGACCACTGCATGCCATTCGACGTGACCCGCTGCTACGACGAGGTCACGCAGTACACCGACCCGCGCATCTGGACGGCCGAGCGCGACGTGGAAATGTGGAAGTCGCTCGAAGACCAGTGA
- a CDS encoding PLP-dependent aminotransferase family protein, protein MDSRLLAEAATAIESALHDIPLGEQPTAHLYQRWADHYAEAIHASVLKVQERMPSVRELRQRHDVSHTTALQILRELESRGLIEARARVGYFVRGQTLDMPTAREPQALVPFDARANTFESIGDRISDYLNKARLIGTFKADLGSAMPAPELFDSSFLNRQAIALLREQPDLLVNGPSAPYTHPDFQAAMARYALTFGLKIPPMQIAATLGNSEAVNLSLDALTQAGDMVAIESPTFYGIVQAVEARGLRALEIPSSPHTGMSLEALELALRSYPELKAVIVVPHLQMPQGATMPDSHKQRIVAMCSERGVALIEDDIYREFVEDPGVHRPCKAWDVDGTVIYCASLSKSFAPGLRLGWMNAGRWHDKVQMIKFSRSRNMPLWPQLLGARTVGTPFYMRHLARIRKALREQREQAARAVARYFPIGTRLSLPRGGLSIWVELPEGISSARLYDSALALGVRIAPGDMFSNTGHYGHFLRLSCGMPFTALIEDAYRVLGRLMHEQLALPART, encoded by the coding sequence ATGGACAGCAGATTGTTGGCAGAGGCCGCCACAGCCATTGAATCGGCGTTGCACGACATTCCCTTGGGCGAGCAGCCCACTGCACACCTGTACCAGCGCTGGGCGGATCACTATGCCGAAGCCATTCATGCGAGCGTGCTCAAGGTGCAGGAGCGCATGCCGTCAGTGCGTGAACTCAGGCAGCGCCACGACGTGAGCCATACCACGGCGCTGCAGATCCTGCGTGAGTTGGAGTCGCGCGGCCTCATTGAAGCGCGCGCACGCGTGGGCTACTTTGTGCGCGGACAGACGCTTGACATGCCCACTGCGCGCGAGCCGCAGGCGCTGGTGCCGTTTGATGCGCGTGCCAACACCTTTGAGAGCATTGGCGACCGTATCTCGGATTACCTGAACAAGGCGCGGCTGATCGGCACATTCAAGGCCGATCTGGGCAGTGCCATGCCTGCGCCCGAGTTGTTCGACTCTTCGTTCCTGAATCGGCAGGCGATTGCGCTGCTCCGCGAGCAGCCTGACCTGCTGGTGAACGGACCATCGGCACCATACACGCACCCGGATTTTCAGGCTGCAATGGCGCGCTATGCACTGACCTTCGGACTCAAGATTCCGCCGATGCAGATCGCGGCGACGCTGGGCAACTCGGAGGCGGTGAATCTCTCGCTCGACGCACTCACGCAGGCGGGTGACATGGTGGCCATCGAGTCACCCACGTTTTACGGCATCGTGCAGGCGGTGGAGGCGCGCGGGCTGCGGGCGCTGGAGATTCCGTCGAGCCCGCACACCGGCATGTCGCTGGAGGCGCTGGAGTTGGCGCTGCGCAGCTACCCGGAACTCAAGGCTGTGATCGTCGTGCCGCACCTGCAGATGCCGCAGGGCGCGACCATGCCCGACAGCCACAAACAGCGCATCGTGGCCATGTGCTCGGAGCGCGGCGTGGCGCTGATCGAGGACGACATCTACCGCGAGTTTGTCGAAGATCCCGGCGTGCACCGGCCCTGCAAGGCTTGGGATGTGGACGGCACGGTGATCTACTGCGCCTCGCTTTCCAAGAGCTTTGCGCCGGGCCTGCGACTTGGCTGGATGAATGCCGGGCGCTGGCACGACAAGGTGCAGATGATCAAGTTCTCGCGCTCGCGCAACATGCCGCTGTGGCCGCAGCTGCTGGGCGCGCGCACGGTCGGCACGCCTTTTTACATGCGCCATCTGGCACGCATCCGCAAGGCCCTGCGGGAGCAGCGCGAGCAGGCGGCGCGTGCCGTTGCGCGCTACTTCCCCATCGGCACGCGCCTGAGCCTGCCGCGCGGCGGCCTGAGCATTTGGGTCGAGTTGCCCGAAGGCATTAGCAGCGCGCGGCTCTACGACAGCGCACTCGCGCTCGGCGTGCGCATTGCGCCGGGCGACATGTTTTCCAACACTGGGCATTACGGCCATTTCCTGCGCCTGTCCTGCGGCATGCCGTTCACCGCGCTGATCGAAGATGCTTATCGCGTGCTGGGACGCCTGATGCATGAGCAACTGGCGTTGCCCGCGCGCACCTGA
- a CDS encoding efflux RND transporter periplasmic adaptor subunit, with protein MTDNTKPATAPAHAAAPTANPQGRKKGLTIVAAAVVVAAIAWGGYHWMVSRNFQTTDNAYVGGNVVQITPQVGGTVTSIGADDTDFVKPGLLLVQLDTADALVALSQAESQLAQIVRQTRTLYANNAPLMAQVAAKEADLSRLKAEASRTADDVARRRPLTLTGAVGQEEFHHAQTQAKSAQDAVVAAQAAVSAARAQLDAAEATTRGSNSSDYPAVLASSAKVREAYLALERTRLISPVQGFVAKRGVQLGQRVAAGSPLMTVVDLNNLWVDANFKESQLADLRIGQKTELLADVYGDKVTYHGTIVGLGAGTGAAFSLLPAQNATGNWIKVVQRVPVRISLAAEDLKAHPLRVGLSMEVKVNISDKSGAMLAADTRKAPVAQTALYGNVMPEAEARIAQIIAGKSVAPLTGLPALSSDAAPAASEKLAQASAPANNAVIK; from the coding sequence ATGACCGACAACACCAAGCCAGCCACCGCACCAGCACATGCAGCCGCCCCCACAGCCAACCCGCAGGGCCGCAAGAAGGGCCTGACCATCGTGGCCGCCGCCGTCGTGGTGGCTGCCATCGCCTGGGGTGGCTACCACTGGATGGTCTCTCGCAATTTCCAGACTACGGACAACGCCTATGTAGGCGGCAACGTGGTGCAGATCACGCCGCAGGTCGGCGGCACGGTGACCAGCATCGGCGCGGACGACACCGACTTCGTCAAGCCCGGTCTGCTGCTGGTGCAGCTCGACACCGCCGACGCGCTGGTCGCCCTGTCGCAGGCTGAATCGCAGCTTGCGCAAATCGTGCGCCAGACCCGCACGCTGTACGCCAACAACGCTCCACTGATGGCCCAGGTCGCCGCCAAGGAGGCCGATCTCTCGCGCCTGAAGGCCGAGGCCTCGCGCACCGCCGATGACGTGGCCCGTCGCCGTCCGTTGACGCTCACCGGCGCGGTCGGTCAGGAAGAATTCCACCACGCCCAAACGCAGGCCAAGTCCGCGCAGGATGCCGTGGTCGCCGCACAGGCCGCCGTGAGCGCCGCGCGCGCGCAGCTCGACGCTGCCGAGGCCACGACCAGGGGCAGCAATTCGAGCGACTACCCCGCGGTGCTGGCCTCGTCCGCCAAGGTGCGCGAGGCCTATCTGGCACTCGAACGCACACGTCTCATTTCGCCGGTGCAGGGCTTTGTCGCCAAGCGCGGCGTGCAACTCGGCCAGCGCGTGGCCGCCGGTTCGCCGCTGATGACCGTGGTCGATCTGAACAACCTCTGGGTCGATGCCAACTTCAAGGAAAGCCAACTGGCCGACCTGCGCATCGGCCAGAAGACCGAGCTGCTCGCCGACGTCTACGGTGACAAGGTGACCTACCACGGCACCATCGTCGGCCTCGGCGCTGGAACGGGCGCGGCCTTCTCGCTACTGCCCGCGCAGAACGCCACCGGCAACTGGATCAAGGTGGTGCAGCGCGTGCCCGTGCGCATCAGCCTCGCGGCCGAAGACCTCAAGGCCCATCCACTGCGCGTTGGTCTGTCGATGGAAGTGAAGGTGAACATCAGCGACAAGAGCGGCGCCATGCTCGCCGCCGACACCCGCAAAGCCCCCGTGGCGCAGACCGCGCTCTACGGCAACGTCATGCCCGAGGCCGAAGCGCGCATCGCGCAGATCATCGCGGGCAAAAGCGTCGCGCCATTGACCGGCCTGCCAGCGCTTTCAAGCGATGCCGCCCCCGCCGCCAGCGAGAAGCTCGCGCAGGCCAGCGCGCCCGCCAACAACGCAGTCATCAAGTAA
- a CDS encoding DUF2783 domain-containing protein, translating into MQETLITAPHMQSPDDFYEALIEAHQGLSAEESQALNARLVLLLANHIGTLQVLKQALSAARA; encoded by the coding sequence ATGCAGGAAACGCTGATCACCGCGCCGCACATGCAATCCCCAGACGATTTCTACGAGGCGCTGATCGAGGCCCATCAGGGCCTCAGCGCCGAAGAAAGTCAGGCGCTCAATGCCCGTCTGGTGCTCCTGCTGGCCAATCACATTGGTACATTGCAGGTACTCAAGCAGGCGCTTTCGGCGGCCAGGGCGTAG
- the hmgA gene encoding homogentisate 1,2-dioxygenase: MPAALSPLSYQSGFGNEYATEAVPSALPQGRNSPQRAPLDLYPELISGTAFTAPRHENRRTWMYRRQPSVVAGRYQPYTQALWTTGGDRDMATPPEPLRWHPIAFEPGVEQDFVDGMRTLAANGDAEAQIGMGSLMYLATRSMEQRAFVNADGELLIVPQQGRLRITTEMGLLDVKPGEIALIPRGVVFKVALPDSEAGAGPSRGYVCENYGAQFRLPELGPIGSNGLANARDFLAPVAAFEEPAAPHELIKKFGGRFWRAPTKSSPFNVIAWHGNLAPVKYDTANFMTIGSISFDHPDPSIFTVLTSPSDTPGTANCDFVIFPPRWLVMENTFRPPWYHRNLMSEFMGLVYGEYDAKPGGFKPGGASLHNCMVPHGPDEEAFEKASHADLKPHKLDNTLAFMFESRYRFIPTAYAMSQAPLDQDYADCWAGLKDQFNGRTD, from the coding sequence ATGCCAGCAGCCCTCTCCCCGCTTTCCTACCAGAGCGGATTCGGCAACGAATACGCCACCGAAGCCGTTCCGAGCGCGCTGCCCCAGGGCCGCAACAGCCCGCAGCGCGCACCACTCGATCTCTACCCCGAACTGATCTCGGGCACCGCCTTCACCGCGCCGCGCCACGAAAATCGCCGCACCTGGATGTACCGCCGCCAGCCCTCAGTCGTCGCCGGTCGCTACCAGCCCTACACGCAAGCACTGTGGACCACCGGCGGTGACCGGGATATGGCCACACCACCCGAACCATTGCGCTGGCACCCCATCGCTTTCGAGCCTGGCGTGGAGCAGGACTTCGTCGACGGTATGCGCACGCTCGCCGCCAACGGCGACGCCGAGGCGCAGATCGGCATGGGCTCACTGATGTATCTCGCCACCCGTTCGATGGAGCAGCGCGCGTTCGTCAACGCCGATGGCGAGCTGCTCATCGTGCCCCAGCAGGGCCGCCTTCGCATCACCACCGAGATGGGCCTGCTCGATGTGAAGCCCGGCGAGATCGCGCTGATTCCGCGCGGCGTGGTCTTCAAGGTGGCGCTACCCGATTCGGAAGCTGGCGCAGGTCCGTCACGCGGCTATGTCTGCGAGAACTACGGCGCGCAATTTCGCCTGCCCGAGCTCGGTCCCATCGGCTCCAACGGTCTCGCCAACGCACGCGATTTTCTGGCCCCGGTGGCCGCGTTCGAGGAACCCGCCGCGCCGCACGAACTGATCAAGAAATTCGGTGGCCGCTTCTGGCGCGCTCCCACCAAGAGCTCGCCGTTCAACGTGATCGCATGGCACGGCAATCTGGCTCCAGTGAAGTACGACACCGCGAATTTCATGACCATTGGTTCGATCAGTTTCGACCATCCCGATCCGTCGATCTTCACCGTGCTCACCTCGCCAAGCGACACGCCGGGCACCGCCAACTGCGACTTCGTGATCTTCCCGCCGCGCTGGCTGGTGATGGAGAACACCTTCCGTCCACCGTGGTACCACCGCAATCTGATGAGCGAATTCATGGGCCTCGTCTACGGCGAATACGACGCCAAACCGGGTGGATTCAAACCCGGTGGCGCGAGCCTGCACAACTGCATGGTGCCGCATGGTCCCGATGAAGAAGCGTTTGAAAAGGCCAGCCACGCGGACCTCAAGCCTCACAAGCTGGACAACACGCTGGCCTTCATGTTCGAGAGCCGCTACCGCTTCATCCCCACGGCCTATGCGATGAGCCAGGCCCCGCTCGATCAGGACTACGCGGATTGTTGGGCAGGCCTCAAAGACCAATTCAACGGACGCACCGACTGA
- a CDS encoding tetratricopeptide repeat protein, producing the protein MTTDMTQRLEAMLASGKETSLLRYTLGKNYIEAEQFERAREHLERAVELDPNYSVAWKFLGKAALELGDREASRAAWNRGLACAEARGDAQVVKELGVFLRRLDKSA; encoded by the coding sequence ATGACCACTGACATGACCCAGCGACTCGAAGCCATGCTCGCTTCGGGCAAGGAAACCTCGTTGCTGCGCTACACGCTCGGCAAGAACTACATCGAGGCTGAGCAGTTCGAGCGCGCACGCGAGCATCTTGAGCGCGCGGTAGAGCTTGACCCCAACTACTCGGTGGCATGGAAGTTTCTCGGCAAAGCAGCGCTCGAACTTGGCGACCGCGAGGCCTCGCGCGCTGCTTGGAATCGAGGGCTGGCCTGCGCCGAGGCGCGCGGCGATGCCCAGGTGGTCAAGGAGCTGGGCGTGTTTTTGCGCAGACTGGACAAGAGCGCCTGA
- the fahA gene encoding fumarylacetoacetase, giving the protein MYEIDATHDPKRKSWVESANAAGTDFPIQNLPFGRFRLSGSRDAFRIGVAVGDQVLDLRATGLIDTDDMNALMNAVPAERVQLRRKISEGLTAQSAKQATWQKALVPQSACEYTVPCRIGDYTDFYTGIHHATTVGKLFRPDNPLMPNYKWVPIGYHGRASSLVVSGTTVKRPNGQTLAPDAKAPELGPSKRLDYELELGYYIGQGNAQGSPISIDNAEAHLFGVGLFNDWSARDLQAWEYQPLGPFLAKNFSSTVAPWIVTMEALAPFRSPFTRAKDDPQPLPYLDGQRNREQGQLDILLEVLIQTARMREAGEAPIRLTHGSALDAAYWTAAQLVTHHTVNGCNLQAGDLLGSGTLSGSTEGSAGSLLELTSGGKIPIHLPNGETRTFLQDGDTLILRGWCERDGVVRIGLGEAAGTILG; this is encoded by the coding sequence ATGTACGAAATCGACGCAACCCACGACCCCAAGCGCAAGAGCTGGGTGGAATCGGCCAACGCGGCGGGCACGGATTTTCCGATCCAGAACCTGCCCTTTGGCCGCTTCAGGCTCTCAGGCAGCAGAGATGCGTTTCGCATCGGCGTCGCCGTCGGCGATCAGGTACTGGACCTGCGCGCAACGGGACTCATCGACACCGACGACATGAACGCGCTGATGAACGCCGTCCCTGCCGAGCGCGTGCAACTGCGCAGAAAGATCTCGGAAGGACTCACCGCCCAAAGCGCGAAACAAGCCACATGGCAGAAAGCGCTGGTTCCCCAAAGCGCCTGCGAATACACCGTACCCTGCCGCATCGGCGACTACACCGATTTCTACACTGGCATCCACCACGCGACCACGGTGGGCAAGCTGTTTCGCCCTGACAACCCGCTGATGCCCAACTACAAATGGGTGCCCATCGGCTACCACGGCCGTGCAAGTTCGCTGGTGGTGAGCGGCACCACCGTCAAGCGCCCGAACGGTCAGACGCTCGCGCCCGATGCCAAAGCGCCAGAGCTGGGGCCGTCCAAGCGTCTCGACTACGAGCTGGAGCTTGGCTACTACATTGGTCAGGGCAATGCACAGGGCAGCCCCATCTCCATCGACAACGCCGAAGCGCATCTGTTCGGAGTGGGGCTGTTCAACGACTGGTCTGCACGCGATCTGCAGGCCTGGGAATACCAGCCGCTCGGCCCATTTCTGGCCAAGAATTTTTCGTCCACCGTCGCGCCGTGGATCGTGACGATGGAAGCGCTGGCTCCGTTTCGCTCACCCTTCACCCGAGCCAAGGACGACCCGCAGCCCCTCCCCTATCTGGACGGCCAGCGCAACCGCGAACAAGGCCAGCTCGACATCTTGCTCGAAGTGCTGATCCAGACCGCGCGCATGCGCGAAGCGGGCGAAGCCCCCATACGCCTCACGCATGGCTCGGCGCTCGATGCCGCCTACTGGACGGCGGCCCAACTGGTGACGCACCACACCGTCAACGGCTGTAACCTCCAGGCCGGTGATCTGCTGGGATCGGGCACGCTGTCAGGCTCGACGGAGGGCTCTGCTGGTTCGCTGCTCGAACTGACATCGGGCGGCAAGATCCCCATTCATCTGCCCAACGGAGAAACGCGCACCTTTCTTCAAGATGGCGACACGCTGATCCTGCGCGGCTGGTGCGAGCGCGACGGTGTCGTGCGCATCGGTCTGGGCGAGGCAGCCGGCACCATTCTGGGGTGA
- a CDS encoding FAD-dependent oxidoreductase produces the protein MKLTFDYLRHTDQDAATPARHPVIVVGAGPVGLALAIDLAQQHVPVVLLDNDNKLSSGSRAICFSKRSLEIFDRLGCGDPIASKGVSWKLGRVFLQDEQIYEFDLLPEEGHERPAFVNLQQYYVEGFLAERAAQLPLIDIRWNNKVVGIAQHGDHAELTVETPEGSYLLHVDWVAACDGSRSTLRQLLGLESKGRSFRDRFLIADVKMDVQFPAERWFWFDPSFHRNQSVLLHMQPDGMWRIDFQLGWDADPEEEKKPENIIPRVRAMLDASPFKGAEFTLEWASVYTFSCQRMDSFRHGRVLFAGDSAHGVSPFGARGANSGLQDGENLAWKLAAVLRGDAPDALLNSYAREREAAADENILNSSRATDFITPKSDVSRLFRDAALHLARQHPFARRMVNSGRLSVPATLGDSVLNTGDTDRFSGLMVPGAVAADAPFVKGQSPDWLMRQLCDTRFSALVFGDGPTAKASLRAIADSDCALHVVRIPLDAAHALAARRYDAQDGTTYLIRPDQHVAARWREPRTEALRAALARAMCRTASTAIA, from the coding sequence ATGAAGCTCACGTTCGACTATCTGCGCCACACCGATCAGGACGCCGCCACACCCGCACGGCACCCGGTGATCGTCGTCGGGGCGGGCCCGGTGGGCTTGGCGCTCGCCATCGATCTGGCGCAGCAGCACGTGCCCGTGGTGCTGCTCGACAACGACAACAAACTCTCGAGCGGCTCGCGCGCCATCTGCTTTTCCAAGCGGTCGCTCGAAATCTTCGACCGCCTCGGCTGCGGTGATCCCATCGCCAGCAAGGGCGTGTCTTGGAAGCTCGGCCGCGTGTTTCTGCAAGACGAGCAGATCTACGAATTTGACCTGCTGCCCGAAGAAGGCCACGAGCGCCCGGCCTTCGTGAATCTCCAGCAGTATTACGTGGAAGGCTTTCTCGCCGAACGCGCGGCGCAACTGCCGCTGATCGACATCCGCTGGAACAACAAGGTGGTAGGCATCGCGCAACATGGCGACCATGCCGAACTCACCGTGGAAACGCCCGAGGGTAGTTACCTGCTGCACGTCGACTGGGTGGCGGCTTGCGATGGTTCGCGCTCCACACTGCGCCAGTTGCTCGGCCTCGAAAGCAAGGGCCGCAGCTTCCGTGACCGCTTTCTGATCGCCGATGTGAAGATGGATGTCCAGTTCCCCGCCGAGCGCTGGTTCTGGTTCGACCCGAGCTTTCACCGAAATCAGAGCGTGCTGCTGCACATGCAGCCCGATGGCATGTGGCGCATCGACTTCCAGCTCGGCTGGGATGCCGATCCCGAGGAGGAAAAAAAGCCCGAGAACATCATCCCGCGCGTGCGCGCCATGCTCGATGCGTCGCCGTTCAAGGGCGCTGAGTTCACGCTCGAATGGGCGAGCGTCTACACCTTCTCCTGCCAGCGCATGGACTCGTTCAGGCACGGCCGCGTGCTGTTCGCCGGAGACTCGGCGCACGGCGTCTCACCCTTTGGCGCACGCGGTGCCAACTCGGGGTTGCAGGACGGCGAAAACCTCGCCTGGAAACTCGCCGCCGTGCTGCGCGGCGATGCGCCCGATGCGCTGCTTAACAGCTACGCCCGCGAACGCGAGGCGGCCGCTGACGAGAACATCCTGAACTCAAGCCGCGCGACCGACTTCATCACCCCCAAGAGCGACGTGAGCCGCTTGTTCCGCGACGCCGCGCTGCATCTGGCGCGCCAACATCCCTTCGCGAGAAGAATGGTCAACAGCGGGCGCCTCTCGGTCCCCGCCACGCTGGGCGACTCGGTGCTGAACACCGGCGATACAGACCGCTTCAGCGGGCTGATGGTGCCCGGCGCGGTGGCCGCCGACGCACCCTTCGTCAAGGGTCAATCGCCCGACTGGCTGATGCGCCAGTTGTGCGACACACGCTTCAGCGCGCTGGTCTTCGGCGATGGCCCCACGGCAAAGGCCAGCCTGCGCGCCATCGCAGATTCGGATTGCGCCCTCCATGTCGTGCGCATTCCGCTCGATGCGGCGCACGCGCTTGCCGCAAGGCGCTACGACGCACAGGACGGAACGACCTATCTGATCCGCCCCGACCAGCACGTGGCCGCCCGCTGGCGCGAACCGCGCACCGAGGCGCTGCGAGCGGCACTGGCGCGTGCGATGTGCCGAACCGCTTCCACCGCCATTGCCTGA